DNA sequence from the Lachancea thermotolerans CBS 6340 chromosome H complete sequence genome:
ATCTCGTCGAGAAGTTTTGGGCTACGTGTGGCCCAGACTTTCTAaatttgcttgaaaattcGACATTGGCGACCATTATGAACCAAGTGGCTTCGAAAAACGAGGTCGTCATAAACATCttcaattttgtttttgaacagAAACCTACAGACTACGTGCTGGGGCTGATGGAAAATGTTTTGGCTCAAGACCAACTGCCCACACTCAACTGTTGCCGAGAGAAAATTATAAATTTTTTGGTTAGAGAAGGCATTCGTTCTAATGAAGGAGGCCGAAAGAAAGTGCTGgccatttttgaaagggcTTCTGAGGTCTTGATTTTCCAGCATAAAAGGCTGCTAGCTGAGTTTATGCGGTCAttaatttcaaaattacCGGCCGAGAAAGGAGAATTTGTGTATGATCTACTGTCCTTCATTTGCAAGGATGAAAGGTTCAAACTAAAGGGCTATGATAATCTTCTTGTGAAGATAAATCATGGGCTACCTTTAGCTTCTGATACCTTCCAGAGTGAGAAGAAACGCGAAACACAACGATACAAGTTTCACTCGGCTCCGCAAACCCCGCCGAATAAAACTTCCAGCGTTAgtgaagctgcagcttaTTCTCTTAACCAGTTACCACAAAAAGTTGTGGAGATGAGAGAAACCAGCCCGAGCGATGCTACTTTTCCTAGTTGCCgagaactttcttcaaatttgaatCAACAGCGAAAATTAAAGGAATCTGCTGCTGCCAgcgaaacaaaaactttacATGCTTTAGGCACTGTCCTCAAtgatcaaaaacacatGGATACTAGTGACGAAGATCAGTCTTGTCGTGAAAAAAAGCGCATTCCTGGACCCAATAACGGCGATAAAGCTCTCAGATCCATTACGCCTCCCGAGGAAACAGTTTGTTCATCGAAAGATGATGGCCTTACTCCGCGCAACAATGAGAAGGGTGGGCAAGACCCTACCCACAAGTTAACTGAAATCtcgcaaaaaaaacagattATTGTTTCAGAAGTTGCTCAGAGCAAACTGCAGGCCTCGCGTGGCGCTGAGGCGCTGTCTGAGAAGTCCACTACTAAAGGTCAGATAAAACAAAATGTAAAGAGCCAAGGCGTGTCGTTAaatgatgaagttgaaactgTTGCCGTGCCAAGTCCACCAAAAAAGCATGAAAGCAGCACAACAGATGCAGCTGCACAAATTGCCTGTAGCAAGCTTCATGAAAATGCCCAAAAGACCCATCACGGTGATGAGGTTCATGAGAAGAGgtcttgttttgaagaaacacaACCCAAAGCGGCAAGCGCTTCAGCTCTTCACAATGAAAACAGCCAAATTTCTGATGGTGAAAAAAGAACATCTGTTGATAGCAAGGTTGGATCTTTGGTGATTGAGCAGTCTCTCATGAACGAAACCCTGATGAATAGGGAAGGCTTCAGTCGCGGGACCGACTTAAGCAACGCAATCGGCATCAAAAGCACATTCTCAAACGTGGAATCTCTCGCTAAGATTCCAATTTTCAACTCCCGAAAATTAatatccaaaaacaagcagcCTGTAACTTGCGAAAATAAATCAAACGAGGGTGTGACGGCCAACAAAAGTTCCAAAGAACTTCCGGGGAAAttggaagattttgaaacaataAAAAGGAAGAATCTACATGGCTCTGTGTACTCAGCGTGCGAAGACAAAAAACTCAAGGTCATACTACAAATAATGAAAGAGTTTGGTGTGAACGAGTTTAGTCAGCTTTCTGACgtccaaaaacaatttgtTAAACAGGAAATGATAAAATTCTTATCAAAATCGAACGCGAGCTAACAAGAAAACTTAACTTAGTTGAGTTTTTACAGGGAACGTATACTGCTCCTGGTATACAATTAAATATTGATTACAAAGGTATATGCTAAGATTTTATATGCAGCTGGAGTTAAGGGTTTTTTATGGCACGTAAACCAGTTCTCGACACACTAGGCTtactttcttgaaaagccttcTCCATTCCAGCGGGTCCCCGCTTCTCCTATTGAAGCTAATTAGGACGAGACCCCCATAAGCGTTAGATAGAGACACGTTACCGGATAGAAACCATCCCTTCCTATCCATTGTTTTAATTTGGATAGTGACTGGGAAAACATCTTCTAGCTTGTGGGAATCTctgagctcaagaaaagtttcGTACGAGCCTGTCTTCACCGGAATACTAAAGTTCCGGAGGGCATACTCCAGCATTGGAAGAATTGAACTCATTTCTCGATGTGAATAAAATTTTGTCAAAACAGATGTGCTTATGAAAGCTCCTTCTGGAATTGAGTTTACCTGAAATTGTTGGGTGGCCATGTCCACATGAACTTGCTGTGTCCATTCAGTATCAGGGTTCGACGCCTGTCTGGAACCAGGCTGCCCGAAAAACTCATGCTGAGTAGCGAGTCGGCCAGATGCACAAAAACTATCGTGGCGCAAGTCAGCGATCTCTGATTGAATCGGCTGTGTCGACGTATGAGTGGggattttcaagcaaaaatcATCTTTCATAAATTGAGTGTATGCATCATCGCTCAAAGAAACGTGGAGTTtactcaaaagcttctgagATAGCAATTGTGGATCATTGCAACGGCCGCCTTCATCAGAAAAAGATACGAGACTAGTGTACCACACATGAGTGCGAAGTTCACTTAACGTAACCCTTTTTCGTGGGTCAGGCTGAAGCATCTTGCGGACTAAATTTAGTTGAGTTAGGCTGATCTTGTTCCATGGCCCGCTAACCATGTTTCCACaattttctgaaaattcACGAAATTGGTCGTCGTCACGGCTTGGTTGTTCCCACGGAGTTTCGCCagtcaacaaaacaaacacTAGTACCCCACAGGACCATATATCTGTAAGATCAGCATGGTAGTTCCGGGAATGTAATATTTCTGGCGCCATATAAGGGAGACTGCCTCGCGTGTCCGACGACAATCTCTTCGTGCCGTCTTTGCGCCTGAATTGGGAAGCTAGACCGAAGTCTGCAAGCTTTAAGTTTCCATCACTGTCTAGCAGAATATTTTCTGGCTTAATGTCCCTGTGGGCGATGCCGCATTTTTCATGCAGATAGGTCACAGCGCTAATTAATTGCTTGAAATAAAATTGGGCGACCTCAGCATCCACGCCCACATCTGGCTCAATCTTATCAAACAAGTCGCCTCCACCGGCCATCTCCATGGCAATCCAGAGAAAGTTTTTGGTCACATTGCAATCTATAACCTTCAAGATGTTCAAGTGATCGCTGCACTTCGATTGGATGACAACTTCTTGTATTGCATCTTTTTCGCTCAGACCATGTTTAACGCAAGTAGGAAGATGCACGAATTTGACTGCTACTACAGTTTCTGGATTTGACTCCAGGCAGGCGGCCTTAACGCTATTAAACACGAGTTAGTATTCGTCCGTCTGAGCAGCTATCTTTTGGGCATTCGCCCAAACTTTGTAATATTAAGCATCAAAAAAACATTAAACCTACAATGCGAATGAACCCTGTCCAACTGTTTCGCCCAGAACCAGGTTCTTGATCTTTGGAAGCGGCGATCTTTGCGAGAAGTTGATGGACATGTTTACTGTATAATAATTATATATATGTGgtgaccttgaaaaacaaatgaAAATAAATAATACTTAGTGTTTAAGATACTATCGGAAAGTGAGTTCGTCATGAGCAGGCCAGAGTTGGAATTTATGAGCTCTGTGCAGCAGGCAGTTCAGCTTTCGCTACAAGAACAGAAACCTTTGGTTGTATACTGTACCGAGGGGAACGACAACTGGCTCCGAAGTTGGTTCAATAGGGAGTTGAGGCAACAACTCGTTACGACGTGTATAGCTCTTAAGCTGACAAAAGGACAGCCAGAATACGGATATTTCGAGCAAATATTTCCTTCAGTTCCCGTACCAAGCGTTTGTTGTATTAAGGAAGGTAAAATTACTGGCGTTGTTGAAGCTACTGTGGTCAAGACTGATGGTCAGGTCCACAGGAATACACTGTTAGCATGTTTGGGTCATATACCCAGAAACACAAATTCGGAGTCTTCCCCTAAACAAAACTCGACCCTAAAAGAGCAGGCAGCGCAAAGGGCAGCACAGTTGCAtcatgaagaagttttgaaacagCGCaaggttgaaaaagaagagcgcGAGCGGATAAGAAGACTTGTGAAGGCCGACCgggaagagctcaaagccAAAAATCGCGAACCTGTTGCCCATGAACGCCGCGCTTTGGACAGCCTGCACGataacatcaaaaataCTGATCATTTAACCGCGAAGACGTGCACTCTGCAGATACGACTACTTAACGGGCATGCAATCTGTCACCAGTTCAAGTCCAACGCAACACTCAACTCTGTCAGGAGGTGGATCGACGAGAACAGAGACGACGGCGACGCGCCAtatgttttcttcagaagTATACCCCGTGAATCATTTCAGGAGTCAGATGAGTTGAGATCTCTAAGTTCACTACAACTAACACCACGTTCGGttttaattttgaaagcggTCGAAAATGATGATAACAACGTACAAATTATTGATGTCCAGGGTCCCGGGCTCTTGGGAAGGATGTTTAACTCCGTTACCGGTTGGTGGAATTCTGAAAAGGCTAATGAGCCTGACTCAGATATTCAGCAGACAACAAAACCCAATGAAAAATCTCcggcttcttcaaagtttaaTTCTCCCGCAAATTCCCCTTACATCAGGCATCAGCTGGCTCGAAACCCGTCTGAGTTAAGTCTTCCTTCCCGCCCAGTATCACCTAATGTTTTCCAGTTTGTAAACGCTGACGATAACGAAGCGAGTGACCGCGACCGTAAAACCTTCAACGGAAATAGCGTGAAGCtcgaagacaaaaaagggAAGGAAGGTAAGTAGTTTTGGTATTTATGTTGACAAAATAggctctttgtttttgctttcCGAGGGTCCCAGATCTGCCCTCGATTCCTCTTCAACTGGCGACTCTCTTCCGGCCACCAGTGCAACTTCCTCAGGCCCGAATCCCTGGTATGAGCTTATCTTAAGTTTTGAGAGCTCTCGCGTCACctcttgctctttcttTACTTCTGCGTCTAGCTCCTCCAACTCCTCATTCAACTGTTCATCATTTTGATCGTCAAGCTTACCAGCAAGAATATCACTAATCTCTTCATTCTTCGATCTTTCTAAGCTGATTTCATCGAGCAGTTTTTCGACACTTTCAGTATCCCCGAGTTCGGCAGAAACATTGGACATTACGTCTCGAGAGGCCAATAATGTGTTCCTCAAGTTGACGTTGTCGAGCGACATCTCTATATCGCTTTTAAGTGTTTCAATATTTTGTAAGTTTCTGCAGGCAGTTGTTAGGTTTCTTTCTAGAAGCTTCTTAGCTCGCAAATGTAATCTCTGAAGGTCCTTGGGCTTATCAGATTTGATACATTCAGCGAGAACTTGCTTTCTTTCACGAATTCGATCTTCAAGCATGGAAACCTGAAATTGCAAGATAGAGTATGTTTCTTTAACTGATGCAATGTTTCTATCGTTTTCGGATATAAAGTTAAAGTCAAACTTAGCGAGTAAAGGTGCCATGTCCCTCGTACAGACCTTGACAGTATTACAATCTGTTACAATAACACCCATGTACGTTTCCATGTACATCAAAACTATCTCAAACTCATTCCAGCCCTGC
Encoded proteins:
- the CHK1 gene encoding serine/threonine protein kinase CHK1 (similar to uniprot|P38147 Saccharomyces cerevisiae YBR274W CHK1 checkpoint kinase 1 homolog of the S. pombe and mammalian Chk1 checkpoint kinases Protein kinase Chk1), with the translated sequence MSINFSQRSPLPKIKNLVLGETVGQGSFAFVKAACLESNPETVVAVKFVHLPTCVKHGLSEKDAIQEVVIQSKCSDHLNILKVIDCNVTKNFLWIAMEMAGGGDLFDKIEPDVGVDAEVAQFYFKQLISAVTYLHEKCGIAHRDIKPENILLDSDGNLKLADFGLASQFRRKDGTKRLSSDTRGSLPYMAPEILHSRNYHADLTDIWSCGVLVFVLLTGETPWEQPSRDDDQFREFSENCGNMVSGPWNKISLTQLNLVRKMLQPDPRKRVTLSELRTHVWYTSLVSFSDEGGRCNDPQLLSQKLLSKLHVSLSDDAYTQFMKDDFCLKIPTHTSTQPIQSEIADLRHDSFCASGRLATQHEFFGQPGSRQASNPDTEWTQQVHVDMATQQFQVNSIPEGAFISTSVLTKFYSHREMSSILPMLEYALRNFSIPVKTGSYETFLELRDSHKLEDVFPVTIQIKTMDRKGWFLSGNVSLSNAYGGLVLISFNRRSGDPLEWRRLFKKVSLVCRELVYVP
- a CDS encoding UBX domain-containing protein (similar to uniprot|P38349 Saccharomyces cerevisiae YBR273C UBX7 UBX (ubiquitin regulatory X) domain-containing protein that interacts with Cdc48p); translated protein: MSRPELEFMSSVQQAVQLSLQEQKPLVVYCTEGNDNWLRSWFNRELRQQLVTTCIALKLTKGQPEYGYFEQIFPSVPVPSVCCIKEGKITGVVEATVVKTDGQVHRNTLLACLGHIPRNTNSESSPKQNSTLKEQAAQRAAQLHHEEVLKQRKVEKEERERIRRLVKADREELKAKNREPVAHERRALDSLHDNIKNTDHLTAKTCTLQIRLLNGHAICHQFKSNATLNSVRRWIDENRDDGDAPYVFFRSIPRESFQESDELRSLSSLQLTPRSVLILKAVENDDNNVQIIDVQGPGLLGRMFNSVTGWWNSEKANEPDSDIQQTTKPNEKSPASSKFNSPANSPYIRHQLARNPSELSLPSRPVSPNVFQFVNADDNEASDRDRKTFNGNSVKLEDKKGKEGK
- the CHM7 gene encoding phosphatidic acid-binding protein CHM7 (weakly similar to uniprot|P47048 Saccharomyces cerevisiae YJL049W Hypothetical ORF) — its product is MRDTTLSKSRLTSLYSDFRKLKDLNPEGYEANVRYWRHLLLDEVFSDKLICQCGSELLKELSDKELGPPKCLDTALDSLISDGLLIAKERFKRNNNSKILKAFSWTIGYILAGRSQATTRTSEGANYLRDADFVVLPTTKRKSLQAEQRMRSSICKKAIRYSDLIFSKLEFCKIVGMEENLQGWNEFEIVLMYMETYMGVIVTDCNTVKVCTRDMAPLLAKFDFNFISENDRNIASVKETYSILQFQVSMLEDRIRERKQVLAECIKSDKPKDLQRLHLRAKKLLERNLTTACRNLQNIETLKSDIEMSLDNVNLRNTLLASRDVMSNVSAELGDTESVEKLLDEISLERSKNEEISDILAGKLDDQNDEQLNEELEELDAEVKKEQEVTRELSKLKISSYQGFGPEEVALVAGRESPVEEESRADLGPSESKNKEPILST